In Papaver somniferum cultivar HN1 chromosome 9, ASM357369v1, whole genome shotgun sequence, the genomic stretch AAATTAGCCACACTTATAATAATGTCTATGTGAATTGAAGTACTGAAATAACTTTCTACAACATTTCTTTGATCACTAAATATTCACCTATTTCGAGATACATTTCCATTGAAGTATTTCGTGAGAGTATTTACTTTCCAAATCATCCTCTATTCCTCTACTGACTGTTCTCTATGGTTTTGCTACGCTTCGCCTCTGGAACCTTGTGTGGATCTCCACTCTCTTTTACTCCATCATCTGATGAGTCCTCCTCTTTCATTGTCCAACAAGTAACCTCAATTGAGATAACACAAGTATCATCCACAATATAGCCTTTACTCGGATCATGGAGTTCACTTAGAGGCATGAATGATGTCCAGCCCCACCCTCTAGTAGTCTCTTCAAGAAATTTCTGTTTTTGTTCTGCAGAATCAAATGAACCAAAATGTAATTAagtaagaacaaataaaaatatattcTATTCTTGTAGTACTGCAACATATATACATACCCTTTCTCACTTTGTTGTTGCGATCCGTCTGACTAGTAATGGCAAAGCAATACTCCGTGTTCACCGATTTGGTCAGATCAACTGGGACTAGGTAGAGTGATAAGTGATCATACACTTTCCCCATTCCCTTTGGATAGATACATGCTCTCCTGATAATTACCAAGACAAAACTTCGGTATGGATTAAACTATCCaaaagcagcagcagaagaagaaatTAATGATTAATAAACTAATTAAAGGTTAGTTAGATTACCATTTAAAACTACCAGCAGTGAAAACATCACTGTATGTATACATTGTTGTAAATTCTGAAAAGTTTTTGATCTTCCAATTGAatttagaagatgaaattgaaaaggaaccaATCTCTTCGATTTCAGTTGAGGCCATTTGAGTAAGTAAACAGTGAAAAAAGCTCTAAGAGTTTCCTTTCAATTTCTCCTTTACATCTGCTTCttctgaagagtataataatatTTTCTTAGTATTGGATTCCGGGTAGAAAGAGTGAAGGACTGTACAGTCTTGTCCTGGAACCAGGACAGCAAATAAAGATGGAGGTGGCTACTCACAAAGAAACGCGTGGCGAGAGTACATCTGACAGTACGgtttaatttgaattttgaattttcaaaagcTTTTGTGTGGGAAAcaagttttgagttttgttttgttttaaccTGTGGCCTGTAATCACATTTGTTAATGTCGTTTTGTTTGCCATATAACACGGAtgtacaatttatttattttttgacacCAAAGAAAAATACATTCATTAAACAGAATTAAAATTATTTGGTATTGGTCTAATTATCATCAATATTAAACTTCCTTTCCCCAATATTATCAATATTAAAGAGGTTGCGAAATGTTAATTccatcataaatatattttttcacaCCAAAGAAAAATACATTCACTCTAGGGGGAAGGAGGTTGCCAAATGTGAATACTGGCCAAAGGAGAACTAAGATGATGATTCTGGCGATGATTTGCAAAACTGtgaagacattgatgaaacaTATATTTAATATTGTTTCTTCAAGATGTTTGGTTTTCTATTGCAaaaaaaccttgttgcacctatTCTTCTAAATTTGCCATAGTAATCATGACAGTGACTATCCAAACATTCCATGAGTCTTGATGCATGGTCGTGGAATCTAAGAACCAACTCTTAATCCAAGAGGCTAGGGATGGGTGAGCGGACTGAATGTTAATAACATTCATATTCATTGAAAACCAGACTGATttggtatcacatcctttggttagatgttttagggttttaggaccTTGATTACGCAGTGGGCAAAGAGTGTTAATTCCATCTTTATAGAAACTTAGTTTCACCATTATCGGAACAATGTTTCGAAGGCACTTcctgataaaaaaatttgtctctgTGTGGCGAATTAGATTTCCAGATATGTTTCCAGACTTCCTTTGGGACAAGATGAGATTGTAACTTCCTATGCTGAGAATTTAATGGATAATATGTGGATTTAACAAAGAAGATACCTTTTTTGTTTGGTTACCGTATAATAGCGTCTTGGCCGTATTGGAATAGATGCATTAGCAGAATGATTTTAGCTATGTCATCTTGGAAAACTACTTTAAATAGAGGGATATTCCACCTTCTAGGATTCTAAAGCATGAGATCACAGACATACACTATTCTTGCCGGTTCAGCATAGTTACTATTTGGAACTGGTGAATGGTCCAAACCCTTTACCCATTTGTTATACCAGACTAGAGTTTTTGTACCACACCTAACATCCTATCTGTGAAATTTCCTCACAATTTCCAGAACTTCTTTTatgcctttccaaatccaagaggaaTTAGATGCtcagtttgaagatgaagaaaatcacAGTAAGGGGAGTATTTTGGCTTTAGAATTTTGACCCAAAGTTGATCTGATTCTGTGCAAAGCCGCCATGCTAGTTTAGTAATTAGAGTCATGTTAAACTGCTCTAATTTTCTGAAAGCTAGACCTACTCTGCTTTTGGGTTACATAGAGAATTCCAGCCAGTGAAGTTTATTCCTTTATTATTCTTATATCCCCACCAGAATTTCCTTTGTATTGCCTCAAGCTGTTTTAATGTGTGCTTGGGTAACTTAAAGAAACTCATGTAATAAGCTGGTATAGAGTTTAACATTGACTTAACAATAGTGGTTCTAGCTGAGTGATTAAGAATTTTTGAATTCCATCCACTGAGCCTATTTTCAGAAGCATCATTGATAGACTTAAAAGAGAGTGTTTTAGATTGACCTAATAAAGTTGGTAGTCCCAGATATTTGTCAGAATCACACATCTGTTTAACTCCCAGTTTCTCCACTATTTCCATTTTATGctgatgtgacaaatctcctgTAATAAAGGCATCTGGCTTAGAGAAGTTAATCATCTGTCCTGATGGATTACCAAAGTTTTTAAGGATATCTAGGATAGATGATAAACTTTTTGATCAGCTTGGAAGAAGAGCAAACAATCATATTTGAATAATAGATGATTAATTGATGGAGCTTCTTTTGTCACTTTGATGTGTCTAACAAGTTGGTTATTTTCAGCTATGAATAAAGCTCGTGAAAGGTAGTCAATTTCTATGATAAAGAGATAGGGGGATAAAGGATCCACCTTATGTAATCCTCTTGTAGGAGTGTACTTTTCATAGGAACTTCCATTGAGTCTGATATAAATTTGTGTTGTCGAGATACACTGGTAGATCAGTTCTCTCTATTCTGAACAAAACCTAGAGATAAAAGCATTTTATCCAAAAATTTCCATTCCAGGCGATCAAAAACCTTGGATATATCGAGTTTTAGAGCTATATTCCCTTCTTTTTCCTTTGATCTCTTCATAGTGTGAATCAACTCATGAGATATTATAATATTATCATTGAGATACCTTTGAGGAACATAAGCTACCTGAGTCCGAGAAATAATTTTGTCCATaaagtttttcatcttcttaaccATTAACTTGGAGATGATGTTGTAAGTACTATTACAAAGACTTATTGGTCTGTAATCATTTGGGGTAGCTGGAAATTGAGATTTTGGGATTAAGCAAATTGAGGTGTGATTTAGGTAAAAAGGTAGTTTTCTTGTTAAGAAGAAATCTTGCACCattgttgaaaagacgagggtacctaaatatacctcaatctaaaacttttccacctataagtcctttctctgaaagtgattgtctatggactgagtcgagacaatacaactaatcggttcacacttcgtgtgatcgtgtatggatacgagatcgatataaTACGGCAACAAGATaacttatgtgattgactatggatacaagatcgatacatgaaacaacgaagtatgtttacttgataaatggttcggacttaagcaaacacaataggattgctatcaagtaaataagaattaacgtttgtgtattttacttttaattataataaaagaaattataattgcggaaatagaaaagtaaaagacatagtaagactttgttaacgaggaaaccgcaaatgcagaaaaaccccgggaccttgtccagaattgaatactctcaggattaagccgctatacaaaatcaaacccacttcgtatagttgagaccaaacaactaaacctatagttcacctatttccgtctgtattcccacgcctccaaattGTAATAATCCACctacttggaacaattactttggttcgtattccaaacagtaaaggaacaacaaatttgtttggtaacaattcttttcaaccaagtgatatgagttcgacaaaaggctcttccgtttatcccaataaccTCATttctcaggtccttagatctatctaataacaactaccaaagtaattttcaagattttgcaatcaatactttgaatcacaaagaattgtattgatgtcgatctactcaactaatcaatccaatctaccacaaggataaaccgattatagttggatcctctttaaccgaaacaagaattgtgcacaccaaagattatgaacccaaatcagaaatcttcaaagtcttctttgtcttcaaatcttcttagatcttcaataaacacctgcacacaatcaacttgaatctcttgtaatcaatcacgcacagaacatagtttgttaacaatggattatcacaagacgtctttagatataaaaacaATCCAAAGATCCCTTCGAACcttcgatttagtttgagtgaatcttatatcagaagagaagattctcaagcataaacaagctag encodes the following:
- the LOC113309614 gene encoding ubiquitin carboxyl-terminal hydrolase 13-like; translation: MYTYSDVFTAGSFKWRACIYPKGMGKVYDHLSLYLVPVDLTKSVNTEYCFAITSQTDRNNKVRKEQKQKFLEETTRGWGWTSFMPLSELHDPSKGYIVDDTCVISIEVTCWTMKEEDSSDDGVKESGDPHKVPEAKRSKTIENSQ
- the LOC113311428 gene encoding uncharacterized protein LOC113311428 — its product is MINFSKPDAFITGDLSHQHKMEIVEKLGVKQMCDSDKYLGLPTLLGQSKTLSFKSINDASENRLSGWNSKILNHSARTTIVKSMLNSIPAYYMSFFKLPKHTLKQLEAIQRKFWWGYKNNKGINFTGWNSLCNPKAE